The Salinigranum marinum genome contains a region encoding:
- a CDS encoding GTPase family protein — MAIDPEKFRGFTDQLSQIAEAAPMSDERSKNLMDTAIGTAISDMENLIDKSRAPVLYIMGRSGVGKSSLINALANKKVAEIDSVEPTTPKSTPYHISFGERYASWDIIDSRGLFESVSPDGDVPADTVELVKEDLKEYDPDVILHVMSPDQVRAGKEDFDTVKKLRAEFGPSLFPPVLYCLNKVDTHAAPNQWPPEEHPEVAGKIKRNLDFVAEVIGEESKEPFESTQPLYGYEFNSEEHIGVVPTFLLQEPYWNVRTLSWMLGSHLPESAQLQFFQAQKREELMRQFSRSTTNRFATLAGGIGGAPTPIADLPVLLGLQFMLIGLIGGFSCREIKAETATEYVSAMGGTAVTGFVARSVARTLFEFVPVAGAAVSASVAFTTTWALGRSAERYFFDDETVSPNSLRDQAKEALEARTEDD; from the coding sequence ATGGCTATTGACCCCGAGAAATTCCGTGGGTTCACCGACCAACTCTCACAAATCGCCGAAGCTGCTCCGATGAGCGACGAGCGTTCAAAGAATCTCATGGATACAGCGATAGGAACCGCAATTTCCGATATGGAAAATCTAATTGACAAATCTCGTGCGCCTGTGCTGTACATTATGGGACGATCTGGTGTCGGGAAGTCATCATTAATAAACGCGCTAGCGAACAAGAAGGTTGCTGAAATTGACTCTGTCGAGCCGACGACGCCAAAATCCACTCCGTATCATATTTCATTTGGTGAAAGGTACGCAAGTTGGGACATAATCGACTCTCGTGGTCTATTTGAGAGCGTCTCGCCCGACGGTGATGTGCCAGCAGATACGGTCGAACTTGTCAAAGAGGATCTAAAAGAGTATGACCCAGATGTAATCCTTCACGTCATGAGTCCCGACCAAGTCCGAGCTGGAAAAGAGGACTTTGACACGGTCAAGAAACTCCGAGCAGAGTTTGGACCGTCGTTATTCCCACCGGTTCTCTATTGTCTGAATAAAGTCGATACCCATGCTGCTCCCAACCAGTGGCCCCCAGAAGAACACCCAGAGGTTGCAGGTAAAATAAAACGAAATCTTGATTTCGTAGCCGAAGTCATCGGCGAAGAATCGAAAGAACCATTCGAGTCCACGCAACCGCTGTACGGTTACGAGTTTAATTCTGAGGAACACATCGGAGTTGTGCCTACATTCTTGTTGCAAGAACCTTACTGGAACGTTCGAACGTTATCATGGATGCTTGGTAGCCATCTTCCAGAAAGTGCCCAGCTTCAATTTTTTCAAGCACAAAAACGAGAAGAATTGATGCGACAGTTTTCACGTAGTACCACGAATAGGTTTGCTACATTAGCCGGTGGTATTGGTGGGGCCCCGACGCCAATTGCCGACCTTCCTGTACTGCTCGGACTTCAGTTCATGTTGATTGGACTCATTGGAGGTTTCTCGTGCCGGGAAATCAAAGCAGAAACAGCAACGGAGTATGTGAGTGCGATGGGTGGCACCGCAGTCACTGGTTTCGTTGCTCGTTCGGTCGCTCGAACGCTATTCGAATTTGTCCCGGTCGCAGGGGCTGCTGTTTCTGCCAGTGTTGCATTCACGACGACCTGGGCTCTTGGTAGATCTGCTGAGCGCTACTTTTTTGATGACGAAACAGTCTCACCAAATTCCCTCCGTGACCAAGCGAAGGAAGCCCTCGAGGCTCGAACAGAAGACGACTGA
- a CDS encoding Ig-like domain-containing protein: MIILCVTSALVTAAADEGGVPPPEPGVDRIYNETFRVLASNDVDPGRGSSTVLLYEYENGAIREVNRTVVTQPVQLQDDSIRPRDALVIATESDMYQTGLHGRVTVPYQDRWYTLEEWNRKWGQRELRIIPIYGADSARATDSEGKYTVEVRNPNGWWDPIYDAKVERTGNTLNVTNPETALVHTAEYQTVIERKREIVHSLLRYSELAPSEATARDTAIVPIDNGTEVFTTVDGASTSLVWRSGSHALVRDAYVGFIDVTPGVWYRGRYVTHSGQVNTHVPWDYRIEVPSDYSESDSCTIGNSTYPLTRWADYRLIDSNASVVNVTADDIRMQRWGPGEWTTLNHTSPDSEPRPLPVGEHTMTAQLRIEIELEKHYGVSSSRCSEWDRLEQESRAMTINRSVPIETVNSDDLEIDVRVFDRPGEDIVAVTWTGEQGLAAGTAGWEYVEVHIGEKTMYVTAPWRFFSVARNTHVQERTRERTSELNASHSVGARYPVMLRYRMSPATVEVQAEQSAAQHIWWETTHVVETGSVAATPLPDTIVATENTEPSPLYDQYAGILKSTDTVTGESVSVGAIDVWGFPIETTQTVTRYERSVLNVTIDDAASTAEISLRDEFGTPISGRSIYLEGTQASVVTTDSSGTATAEITNPIVRARFQGDDWRASTDRYYLSTQALAVSTKPIVVGAIQIVGYLNDAVSNVALFTEWLALGVFAMFWIRIFHRRQG; this comes from the coding sequence GTGATTATCCTGTGTGTTACGAGCGCCCTCGTCACCGCAGCAGCCGACGAAGGAGGAGTTCCACCACCGGAGCCGGGCGTCGACAGAATCTACAACGAGACGTTTCGGGTGCTTGCCAGCAACGACGTCGACCCTGGAAGGGGTTCGAGTACGGTCCTGCTCTACGAATACGAGAACGGGGCTATTCGAGAGGTCAACCGGACCGTCGTCACACAGCCTGTCCAACTCCAAGACGACAGCATCCGACCCCGCGACGCGCTCGTCATCGCCACTGAATCAGATATGTATCAGACGGGGCTCCACGGTCGAGTCACCGTTCCGTATCAGGATCGATGGTATACGCTCGAGGAGTGGAATCGCAAGTGGGGACAGCGAGAGCTCCGAATCATCCCCATCTACGGGGCTGACTCCGCGCGAGCGACAGACTCTGAGGGCAAGTATACAGTCGAAGTTCGCAATCCGAACGGCTGGTGGGACCCCATCTACGATGCCAAGGTCGAACGGACGGGGAACACGCTGAACGTCACGAACCCGGAGACGGCACTGGTCCACACCGCCGAGTATCAGACGGTCATTGAACGGAAACGAGAAATCGTCCATTCCCTGCTCCGGTATTCGGAACTCGCACCCAGTGAGGCAACTGCTCGGGACACAGCGATCGTCCCGATAGACAACGGGACCGAAGTGTTCACCACGGTCGACGGGGCCTCAACATCGCTCGTCTGGCGAAGTGGCTCTCACGCACTGGTCCGTGACGCCTACGTCGGATTCATCGACGTCACTCCCGGTGTCTGGTATCGAGGTCGGTACGTCACCCACAGCGGGCAAGTGAACACCCACGTCCCCTGGGACTATCGTATCGAGGTCCCGTCCGATTACTCGGAATCCGACTCCTGTACGATTGGCAATAGTACGTATCCACTCACGCGGTGGGCGGACTACCGGCTGATCGATTCCAACGCCTCGGTGGTGAACGTCACTGCAGACGATATCAGGATGCAGCGATGGGGACCGGGAGAGTGGACGACGCTCAACCACACCTCGCCAGACTCCGAGCCCCGACCGCTCCCCGTCGGTGAGCATACGATGACCGCTCAGTTGCGAATCGAGATCGAACTGGAGAAACACTATGGTGTGTCGAGCAGCCGATGCTCGGAATGGGACCGTCTCGAACAGGAGTCACGGGCAATGACGATCAATCGATCCGTCCCAATCGAGACGGTCAACTCTGATGACCTCGAAATCGACGTGCGGGTCTTCGACCGACCCGGGGAGGACATCGTCGCGGTCACCTGGACGGGTGAGCAGGGTCTTGCTGCCGGCACTGCAGGGTGGGAGTACGTCGAGGTTCACATCGGCGAGAAGACGATGTACGTGACCGCTCCGTGGCGGTTCTTTTCAGTCGCGCGGAATACACACGTGCAGGAACGGACTCGCGAGAGAACATCTGAGCTGAACGCCTCACACTCGGTTGGGGCACGGTATCCAGTGATGCTCCGATACCGGATGAGTCCAGCGACAGTCGAAGTGCAGGCGGAACAATCCGCGGCACAACACATCTGGTGGGAGACCACTCACGTCGTCGAGACTGGATCGGTCGCGGCCACACCGCTACCCGACACGATCGTTGCGACGGAGAACACGGAACCAAGTCCGCTGTACGACCAGTACGCGGGCATCCTCAAGAGCACCGACACCGTGACTGGTGAATCTGTCTCCGTAGGGGCGATCGACGTATGGGGCTTCCCGATTGAGACGACGCAGACCGTCACTCGGTATGAGCGGTCCGTTCTCAACGTGACCATCGACGACGCAGCCAGTACCGCGGAGATTTCCCTCCGCGACGAGTTCGGTACCCCAATTAGCGGCCGCTCAATCTACCTCGAAGGGACACAGGCCTCAGTCGTGACGACCGATTCAAGCGGCACCGCAACGGCCGAAATCACGAACCCGATCGTCCGAGCGCGGTTCCAAGGTGACGATTGGCGTGCGAGCACTGACCGGTATTACCTGAGCACGCAGGCGCTTGCTGTCTCAACTAAGCCCATAGTTGTAGGAGCCATCCAGATCGTCGGGTATCTGAACGATGCCGTCTCGAACGTAGCGCTATTCACTGAGTGGCTTGCGCTAGGAGTTTTCGCGATGTTCTGGATACGGATCTTTCATCGACGTCAGGGTTGA
- a CDS encoding DUF7139 domain-containing protein, protein MESNRRSTLNLVNFENVRDGGIIETPTAYAMLVEIEPREWLTLSEERRSGVYISFLTFLRGLQFPTQFLTMTTEFDGERYFAQFVGPDAPNAPSGESTRISDSEPMSEPDESPAGEAISATDGGIATTTDAVADSPLLEYGRLAHAEWLSQTLSMANVRDRRFFVAVAVRKGENDTDDGSPFDVIRDALPISRGRTVDTEDFYLDEVWARAQRVASQLPRTQVETTILDSREAVLDVLYRVYRGHEPPISFTHGMLTRADESVLTNPRTGEDLDLDGVFEAADHQDDVDQETKSEPRPDNIGGLPYDGRVEAEYIETVDRSQILQWYVRNVGPIGSSDRYHSPGSVYFGTAAFVVSLLCAIAAVGLFLGSGPGTQSTNASWLVLRELSFGLAAGSLPLFLLSLVILLPSNWVAKLLGLVGATITGAAIVLFQDAYPDRWTTLPTDQTAVVVVVYALGVFVLVAAVALAVRSRRSILNAVDDSVDEGRYVDEYNPGLTEATDV, encoded by the coding sequence ATGGAGTCTAACCGACGGTCGACGCTCAACCTCGTGAACTTCGAGAACGTACGTGACGGTGGTATCATCGAGACGCCGACCGCTTACGCGATGCTCGTCGAAATCGAGCCGCGCGAATGGCTCACGCTTTCGGAGGAACGCCGGTCGGGCGTGTACATCTCGTTCCTGACGTTCCTGCGCGGTCTGCAGTTCCCGACGCAGTTCCTAACGATGACGACAGAATTCGACGGCGAGCGATACTTCGCGCAGTTCGTCGGCCCCGATGCTCCTAATGCACCTAGCGGTGAGAGCACTCGAATTTCGGACTCCGAGCCGATGTCGGAACCGGACGAATCCCCTGCCGGCGAAGCAATCTCGGCAACCGACGGTGGAATCGCCACTACCACGGACGCTGTCGCGGACTCACCCCTGTTGGAGTACGGACGACTGGCCCACGCCGAGTGGCTGTCTCAAACGCTCTCGATGGCGAACGTGCGCGACCGACGGTTCTTCGTCGCAGTCGCCGTCCGGAAGGGCGAGAACGATACCGACGATGGAAGCCCGTTCGACGTGATTCGAGATGCACTCCCCATCTCACGGGGTCGGACCGTCGACACCGAGGACTTCTATCTGGACGAAGTGTGGGCGCGTGCACAACGCGTTGCCTCTCAACTCCCCCGCACGCAGGTCGAGACGACGATTCTCGACTCACGTGAAGCTGTCCTTGACGTCCTGTATCGGGTCTACCGTGGACACGAACCGCCGATTTCGTTTACTCACGGGATGCTGACTCGTGCAGACGAATCGGTCCTGACCAACCCACGTACCGGTGAGGACCTCGACTTAGACGGCGTCTTCGAGGCGGCTGACCATCAAGATGACGTCGATCAGGAGACCAAATCCGAACCAAGGCCCGATAATATCGGGGGACTCCCCTATGATGGCCGGGTCGAAGCCGAATATATCGAGACTGTCGACCGCTCACAGATCCTGCAGTGGTACGTCCGCAACGTCGGACCCATCGGGAGCAGCGATCGGTATCACTCACCAGGCTCAGTGTACTTCGGAACTGCCGCGTTCGTCGTGAGTCTCCTGTGTGCGATTGCTGCAGTCGGATTGTTCCTCGGAAGTGGGCCAGGTACCCAGTCGACAAACGCATCGTGGCTGGTGCTGCGCGAACTCTCGTTCGGGCTCGCTGCCGGTAGTTTGCCGCTGTTCCTTCTCAGTCTCGTCATCCTCCTCCCGTCGAATTGGGTGGCGAAACTCCTGGGTCTCGTGGGAGCTACCATCACGGGAGCGGCTATCGTCCTGTTTCAGGACGCCTACCCTGACCGGTGGACGACATTACCGACCGACCAGACGGCGGTCGTCGTCGTGGTGTACGCGCTCGGCGTGTTCGTACTCGTCGCTGCGGTCGCGTTGGCTGTCCGGTCACGACGCAGCATCCTCAACGCAGTCGACGACTCGGTCGACGAGGGCCGGTACGTCGACGAATATAACCCCGGACTCACGGAGGCGACCGATGTCTGA
- a CDS encoding VirB4 family type IV secretion system protein: MISRLTRAFRTNASEDGLEYVPIDGLTGEETQHAIDYLHLLDRETTTANIEWAAYQLQADEVGLANAMETLEERGELDKRVIAPRLVEDHPQFQIRDDTVSQILTVTSLPRKVGLGWLVPLTLADVDLRLTFHVQPREPKDVRRQLQKRYTQAVTSLALKQKRGRTDTYQDQLDREDLERLLQRTIRGTTKLYDVAIYLELVADSREDLEGMLDRIQAILAEQDVELSPVKHQQLEAMDAIAPVVTDPIDNTHPIQLEALGTFFNLVEPSIYDPEGVLFGFDDTKRPVILNRYALSGHSMAISGKTGSGKSYFRKLEIYRRLLADPNVQCILFDPAGDDYPRFARSLGGEVIRFGGDYTVNPLDISPPADAESQGGDDTYALTIRSVIEMLHTHFDQRDGMSAGEEGILIQAAHYAYISKGIVLGDYETYGRESPTLDDLIRGVHVIAAGGLEAALENEIIDEAEFELFQSHGVAGVQSEAEARRTSDGRISISDTIVTPTEHHQELARNLQPKFESFKPGGINHNLNGQTNLDLSSRLVVMDMSSFADTGEMPLILHAMLSWAYLEAKRSPYKVDVTFDEAHYLLGRPAARDLINLYIRHARHYEAGLTLMSQTAHEFVRTNERREVYENCDVKCLFYAESVSDDTKEYYGLSTDEIRFIQSAARGQDSDYSECLLATSVHGRRRLEIRSGPFEHYVLDDSLDPWEWLAEVEGVEPRPEQVGDVLPDDLELTDLPHVMNRDMDLEMAMRENPEGGVHVDREAVDEGPVGIDSMSGELSSQEDGV, from the coding sequence ATGATTTCCCGACTCACACGTGCCTTCCGGACTAACGCCTCAGAAGACGGACTCGAATACGTCCCCATCGACGGACTGACCGGCGAGGAGACACAGCACGCAATCGACTATCTGCATCTCCTCGACCGTGAGACGACGACGGCCAACATCGAGTGGGCCGCTTACCAACTCCAGGCCGACGAGGTCGGGCTCGCGAACGCGATGGAGACGCTCGAAGAACGGGGCGAACTCGACAAACGGGTGATCGCGCCTCGGCTCGTCGAAGATCATCCACAGTTCCAGATCCGTGACGATACCGTCTCACAGATCCTGACCGTGACTTCACTTCCGCGGAAGGTCGGACTCGGCTGGCTGGTCCCACTCACGCTCGCGGACGTCGACCTCAGGTTGACGTTCCACGTCCAACCGCGGGAACCGAAGGACGTCCGTCGTCAACTCCAGAAGCGCTACACACAGGCGGTGACGTCGCTCGCGCTGAAACAGAAGCGTGGGCGGACAGACACGTACCAAGACCAACTCGACCGTGAGGACCTCGAACGCCTCCTCCAGCGGACGATCCGGGGCACCACGAAGCTGTACGACGTTGCGATTTACCTCGAACTGGTTGCCGACTCCCGAGAGGATTTAGAAGGAATGCTCGATCGGATTCAGGCGATCCTCGCCGAGCAGGACGTCGAACTGAGTCCGGTGAAGCACCAGCAACTCGAAGCGATGGATGCTATCGCCCCGGTCGTGACCGACCCCATCGACAACACGCACCCGATCCAACTCGAAGCACTCGGAACCTTCTTCAATCTCGTCGAACCGTCGATTTACGACCCAGAAGGAGTCCTCTTCGGCTTCGACGACACGAAGCGGCCGGTCATTCTGAACCGCTACGCGCTGTCGGGACACTCGATGGCAATCTCTGGGAAGACAGGATCGGGTAAGAGCTACTTCCGGAAACTGGAGATCTACCGCCGACTGCTCGCAGATCCAAACGTTCAGTGTATCCTGTTCGACCCGGCTGGCGATGACTACCCGCGGTTCGCACGGTCGCTCGGCGGTGAGGTGATCCGCTTCGGCGGCGACTACACGGTGAACCCACTGGACATCTCACCGCCCGCAGATGCCGAGTCTCAAGGTGGAGACGACACGTACGCGCTCACGATCCGATCGGTTATCGAGATGCTTCACACCCACTTCGACCAGCGTGACGGGATGTCCGCGGGCGAGGAGGGGATTCTCATTCAGGCGGCCCACTACGCGTACATCTCGAAGGGAATCGTTTTGGGTGACTACGAGACGTATGGACGAGAATCACCGACACTGGACGACCTCATCAGAGGTGTCCACGTGATCGCTGCCGGTGGGCTCGAAGCCGCGCTTGAAAACGAGATCATCGACGAAGCGGAGTTCGAACTGTTCCAGTCGCATGGCGTGGCTGGCGTTCAATCGGAGGCTGAAGCGAGGAGAACCAGCGATGGTCGAATCTCCATCTCGGATACGATCGTCACGCCGACGGAGCACCACCAAGAGCTAGCGCGGAACTTGCAGCCGAAGTTCGAGTCGTTCAAACCCGGTGGCATCAACCACAACCTGAACGGGCAGACGAACCTCGACCTCTCCTCGCGGCTCGTGGTGATGGACATGAGTTCGTTCGCCGACACAGGAGAGATGCCACTCATCCTTCACGCGATGCTCTCGTGGGCGTACCTCGAAGCCAAGCGCTCTCCGTACAAGGTAGACGTCACGTTCGACGAGGCGCACTATCTGCTTGGAAGACCTGCTGCACGGGATCTCATCAACCTCTATATCAGACACGCTCGTCACTACGAGGCTGGCCTGACGCTCATGAGTCAGACGGCCCATGAGTTCGTGCGGACGAACGAGCGCCGCGAGGTCTACGAGAACTGTGACGTGAAGTGCCTGTTCTACGCCGAGTCCGTCTCCGACGACACGAAGGAGTATTACGGGCTCTCGACCGACGAGATTCGATTCATCCAGTCGGCCGCCCGCGGGCAGGATTCGGACTACTCGGAGTGCCTGCTCGCGACGAGTGTCCACGGACGACGGCGGCTCGAAATCCGCAGTGGTCCTTTCGAGCATTACGTCCTCGACGATTCGCTTGACCCGTGGGAGTGGCTCGCCGAGGTGGAAGGGGTCGAGCCCCGACCTGAACAGGTTGGTGATGTGCTCCCGGACGACCTCGAACTCACCGACCTCCCGCACGTGATGAACCGGGATATGGATCTCGAGATGGCGATGCGAGAGAATCCCGAAGGCGGGGTTCATGTCGACCGGGAGGCGGTTGATGAGGGTCCCGTGGGTATCGATTCGATGTCGGGTGAGCTGTCATCTCAGGAGGACGGAGTCTGA
- a CDS encoding ATP-binding protein: MSLLDTALAVIAFLGFFAIVEYATYQVMQREHRKRDIYRLFFMLGWTGLAFAHMWVIAPFLNLPPTAAVGLGFGLLFVFIAGSLGVPGLKSVGGIGLYPFAQVYELFVVLLLLAEGVTMAASLVPISQLGFLTNVSPSSPQIQAALGLGIAASFVALTFYDPRGENGYYYATGEYYQPSVDYEKLREIMDDGRTESDDSVTQVANSESPKKITDTSPPEASRTPAKAPDNPEFQYDWTRSNVGFDDIGGYYDIKERLAEEVLQPVRAEARGDDRYDRFGVAPSRGLLFYGPPGTGKTLFARALAGELDVPFVELGPADVTSKWINEGPQRVRQLFEEAASIGPCVIFLDEAEHLFGGRDVGAGSAHAEDRKITSELLVHLTAADRTAIVVGATNRPEDIDPAILRPGRLATHVEIAHPGEESRHAIFQAKLGGVPHELSGDDMALLATRTEGFSGADIEDVVGKAKRSAAKRDASVISLQDFPNTDELATFAKRSLTMESAEWKPEEKEQTSSSTENQFDDDSTVGFQ; encoded by the coding sequence ATGAGCCTTCTCGACACTGCGCTCGCTGTCATCGCTTTCCTTGGATTCTTCGCCATAGTGGAGTACGCGACTTACCAGGTCATGCAACGAGAACACCGGAAGCGGGACATCTACCGGTTGTTTTTCATGCTCGGGTGGACCGGGCTGGCGTTCGCTCACATGTGGGTGATCGCACCCTTCCTCAATCTACCTCCAACAGCCGCAGTTGGACTGGGATTTGGTCTTCTCTTCGTGTTCATCGCAGGCAGCCTCGGTGTCCCGGGTCTGAAATCGGTAGGGGGAATTGGACTGTATCCATTCGCACAGGTGTACGAACTGTTCGTGGTGCTGTTGCTCCTTGCTGAGGGCGTGACGATGGCTGCTTCCCTTGTACCGATCTCGCAGCTGGGTTTCTTGACCAACGTCAGTCCGAGTAGTCCGCAAATCCAAGCGGCACTCGGACTGGGAATCGCGGCGTCGTTCGTCGCGCTGACGTTCTACGACCCACGAGGAGAGAACGGCTATTATTACGCTACTGGAGAGTACTACCAACCGTCTGTCGATTACGAGAAGCTTCGCGAGATTATGGATGATGGACGAACGGAATCTGATGATTCAGTGACTCAGGTGGCTAATTCGGAATCCCCTAAGAAAATTACTGATACGAGCCCTCCGGAAGCTTCACGAACACCAGCGAAAGCGCCCGACAATCCGGAGTTCCAGTACGACTGGACACGCTCTAACGTCGGCTTCGACGACATCGGCGGCTACTACGATATCAAGGAACGACTCGCAGAGGAGGTTCTCCAACCAGTGCGAGCCGAAGCACGCGGTGACGACCGTTACGATCGCTTCGGCGTCGCTCCATCGCGTGGACTGCTCTTCTACGGCCCACCAGGGACCGGGAAGACTCTGTTCGCACGGGCACTCGCTGGCGAACTCGACGTCCCGTTCGTCGAACTTGGACCAGCGGACGTGACCAGTAAATGGATCAACGAGGGGCCTCAGCGGGTTCGTCAACTGTTCGAGGAGGCAGCGTCGATAGGTCCCTGCGTCATCTTTCTCGACGAGGCCGAGCATCTCTTCGGCGGCCGTGACGTCGGTGCTGGCAGCGCACACGCTGAGGACCGGAAGATCACCAGCGAACTGCTCGTTCACCTCACGGCTGCGGACCGAACAGCAATCGTCGTCGGGGCGACGAACCGACCGGAAGACATCGACCCAGCTATTCTTCGACCGGGTAGATTGGCCACACATGTCGAGATTGCGCACCCTGGAGAGGAGAGCCGTCATGCCATATTCCAGGCGAAACTAGGGGGGGTTCCACACGAACTCTCAGGGGACGACATGGCACTACTGGCGACCCGGACGGAAGGGTTCAGTGGTGCCGATATTGAGGACGTGGTTGGGAAAGCAAAACGAAGTGCAGCGAAGCGTGATGCATCGGTGATTTCACTCCAAGACTTCCCGAATACCGACGAACTTGCAACGTTTGCGAAGCGTTCTCTCACGATGGAATCGGCGGAGTGGAAGCCGGAGGAGAAGGAACAGACCTCATCGTCCACCGAGAATCAGTTCGATGATGATTCCACCGTCGGGTTTCAATAA
- a CDS encoding transcriptional regulator yields MSTPDQTPSELDSVRERLNVVTQETRFSLIQDILGHPSGLPTLKELDYVNPSKSQTTIRQHLERLVDIGIVEEVLLPDDRRRNDLPYKFYGLSEFGRRFLEEHKLLRAEDTLREIYARVEKTPEIERYENAPRPV; encoded by the coding sequence ATGAGCACTCCCGACCAGACCCCGAGCGAACTCGACTCCGTTCGTGAGCGCCTCAACGTCGTCACGCAAGAGACACGGTTCTCGCTCATTCAGGACATCCTCGGGCACCCGTCGGGACTGCCGACGCTGAAGGAACTAGACTACGTTAACCCGAGCAAGAGTCAGACAACGATTCGCCAGCACCTCGAGCGACTCGTCGATATCGGCATCGTCGAAGAGGTTCTTCTTCCCGATGATCGACGGCGGAACGACCTCCCCTACAAATTCTACGGGCTCAGCGAGTTCGGTCGACGGTTCCTCGAGGAGCACAAACTGCTTCGTGCCGAGGATACGCTTCGAGAGATCTACGCTCGCGTCGAGAAAACCCCCGAAATCGAACGGTACGAAAACGCTCCTCGTCCGGTGTAG